ACGGAAGCGCTTTGCGAGCGCCGCTACTCTTTCCTCATCACGATCGTTGATTACGATCGCCGCGCCGGCCTCAGCCAGTCCACGAGCGAGCGTCAGCCCGATTCCGCGTCCAGAGCCCGTGATCAGAGCACGGCGGCCGTCCAGGCGAAACTTATCTAACGTATTTGCCATATGAATTTCCTCGTGACAGTCGAGCCGGCAGCCAGCCGCGGCCAGTCTCGGATTGAGCGTATCTTGGAGGCTCCATAGACGCCGCACCAATGTTTTTTTCTTATCCAGTTATCATGGAACCTGATTAATAATCGCTGCTGCTTGCCAACCATGGAACTGAAGCAATTGCGCGCGTTCGTCACGCTCGCGGAAGAACTGCACTTCGGGCGCGCTGCGCAGCGCCTGTTCATCGTGCAGCCCGCGCTGAGCATGCAGATCAAGGCGCTCGAGCAAGCGCTCGGCGCACGCCTGTTTGAACGCGATCGGCACAAGGTCGAACTGAGCGACGCTGGGCGCGTGTTCCTGCCCGAAGCGCAGGCGACGCTGCAACAGGCCACACACGCGGAGCAGATGGTGCGGCTGTCGAGCCGTGGGGAAGTCGGTACGCTACGGATCGCGTTCGTGTCGTCGGTGTTGCCCGCGCTTCTGCCGGCCGTACTGCGCGCAATGCACGAGCGCTATCCGCTGATCACGCTCGAATTGAAGGACATGCCGACGCCCGACCAAGTCACCGAGCTGCGTTACCGACGGATCGATTTCGGGATGATCCGGCTACCAGCCTCTTATGCAGGCATCAACACGCGCGTGATACTCGAGGAAGGCTTTGTTATCGCGCTGCCGCCGGACCATCCGCTCGCCGCACATGGCTCGATCTCGCCATCCGCGCTGCG
The nucleotide sequence above comes from Burkholderia thailandensis E264. Encoded proteins:
- a CDS encoding LysR family transcriptional regulator produces the protein MELKQLRAFVTLAEELHFGRAAQRLFIVQPALSMQIKALEQALGARLFERDRHKVELSDAGRVFLPEAQATLQQATHAEQMVRLSSRGEVGTLRIAFVSSVLPALLPAVLRAMHERYPLITLELKDMPTPDQVTELRYRRIDFGMIRLPASYAGINTRVILEEGFVIALPPDHPLAAHGSISPSALRGQPAFVLARRYAPGFHDAMLLALSRAGTTLEIAQEFGEFTTMLALVAAGMGIGLMPAEAASALPPNVLARPLDLAGHRSGIGLAWTDLDSPLKRTFVNVLEHAAIDSR